The Tenrec ecaudatus isolate mTenEca1 chromosome 11, mTenEca1.hap1, whole genome shotgun sequence region gagtgtCCCGAGGTGACCCTGAGTCCCAACAACCCCATGTGGCTGAGTAGAATGGCCTCATAGAATTTTCTAGGTCATCCTCTTTAGAGAGGGACCCTTGGTGGCTCGGTGGTTAACCGCctagctgctgaccaaaaggttggaagttcaaacccacccaggtgctccatgggaagaaagatctggcaacctgcttccaggaagactgacagccttggaaacccacaggggcagttctcatcTCGCCTACAGGGTCCTGGttagtcagaatcagctccaaaGCTGTGAGTTTGTGGTCATCTTAGGGAAGCAGCCAGTCCTTTCTGCAGGACCCCTGGCTGGGTcccttggtaggtttgaactgccaacctttaggttaccaGCCAAGTACAGACCATGGGTGCCCCATGCAGGAACcctcttttgttgttgctggggGGCCTTTGAGTCCgttcccacccatagcaacccccatgtacaacagaacaagacactgcctggtcctgtgccctcccTACAAGCATTGCTATGCtgaacccgttgttgcagccactgggtcgatctgtcttgttgagggccGTATTCTTCTTCTTCCTCAATGACCCTCCACTTTGCCCATCATGCTGCCCtttccaaagactggtctctgtTGGTCACATGTGTACCGTCCACAAGAGGAGCACAAAGAGCATGCTGCCTGGACTTCCTCCAAGacggatttctttgttcttctagaaGCCGCTGGTATAGTCAATATCCTGCTCCAACACCGtccttcaaatgcatcaatcttctttggttttcctgagTTGTTGTCCatctttcacgtgcatgtgaggcaaatgaagtcaaagaccttggcttgggtcaggcgtcccttggtcctccaagtgacatcctcacttgtcaacactttaaagaggtcaagtgcagcagatctgcccagagCAGCCCTAAGATCCACCCTTAGCATGGACTGCATGCAGATACACTCGACTTTTCAGCAAAGAGTGAAGGGGATGAAGTCTAGAAGCCTACAAGGCATCAGCACTTGTTAGACCTGGAAGACCAAGCTGAGAAGTTGGGCTTCAGCCTGTCATTCAGCCACATGACCCAAGGCCCTACCGGAGGTGCCACAGAGGTGGCAGAGCATCAGCGCTTCCCTTTGTCTGGGAGAGGAGTCCTCTGACGGGACTGGACAGACACAAACAGGCAGCAGGAATTAGAGGGCCTGGATGGATGCAGAGATGGCGTATACGAGCACCTAGTACATCCGCCCGTTTCATGATCCAGAAATGGAAAAGGCATCGAAAGGAGAGAAGTGAGTGAGAGGCAAGAGATGGTCCAACAGTGGGCAGGgatggtgatgggggtggggggcggggctcaCAGAGGTGGAATGGACTGTGGAGCGGGTGATGAGTTCCCAGGCAGTGTTTTCAGGGAGGCCGGGAAAATTCAAGTGAGGCCGTTGTCCTGGCCGCTTTAGCAGCAGAGAGGTCGGGAgcctgctgttgctgttaggtcccCTGGAGTTGGCTCCACAACCCACAGGGACCCCGGGCACAACAGAATGGACGTGGCGTGTGCCACCCTCCCACTGGCTCCTATGCCcgggcccattgatgcagccactgtgtccctccatctccttgaatgccttcctccttttcaccatACCTCCACTTGGCCAAAcaggatgtccctctccagggactggtctcgacTGACCACAGTATGGAAGACGAAGTCCTACCTTGCTTGTCCGTAAGGGGCACTCGGGCCGTTCTTCTTTCACCACAGATCAATTTGTCCGCTGAGCAGTCCAGGGCACTTTCAGTAGTCTTCCCCGGCACCacgttcaaatgcaccgattcctcTACAGTCtttcttagtcagtgtccaacgttcacatgcagacGAGGCAACGGagaaaaccatggcttgggtcaggctcaccttcctCCTCAAAGAAACATTGTACTCTTTACTCCCCTAAAGAGGTCACGGGCAGCAGATGGACCTCATGCCAGacgtcttctgatctcttgactgctgcttccatgagcattgtttgtggatccaagtcagacaaaatccttcacaacttcagccttttctccatttgtcacgatgttacctattggtccagttgtgaggatttctctCTTCCTTACacggagttgtaatccacacagagctaccatccttgatcttcatccgcaagtgctccaagtcctcctcactttcagcgagcaaggttgtgtcctctgcataaagCAGgtggttgataagccttcctccactcctgatgccacactcttctccacagactccagcttctctgaggatttgctcagcgtacagattggacctgtacggtgagaggatacaacctggatgcacaccgtTCCTCATTTTAACCCCTGTACTATCTCCTTGTtctttttgcacaactgccttttgattcgTGTACAAGTTTCACAACCAAGTgttcagaattcccattcttctcaagttatccacagtttattctgGGTCACACAGTCTGtgggagtcacctaatctggtgtcaatgtaagGATGAAGAGTATAGGggaggagtctaggctgtcaatctggagatagccagtgagacgtctgtgtgggcatggccttctcctgagaattctgggaaatctgttatttcctccttggaggtgagagacacctctctctctgctactcccttggagactctactgacaaggttgacttcctgcaaggcatccctgaggagatgccacatggacctaccccaatgcagccctgggaactggaatggccacgtgagacccctgcctgcgctgagatgcttctaccaccactgactttgcagccactgacctgtgatcgttctgcatttggcattattgcatgtgtttcgtgagtctgaagaggactttttggataggtgttggacatatgggctaatattggacttatgaccttggtctggactgggttgggatgttttctcaatgttcaattgctcttgtatataaatctctttcttatacacatatgtgtgtccatggatttgtttctctagtctaccagactaacacacagtcgAATACTTTtagatagtcaatgaaacacaggtgaACCTCTTCCTGGTAGTCTCTGctgtgagccaagatccatctgacatcagcaatggtgtcTCTTGTCCCACatactcttctgaatccggcctgaacctctggcagctctccgtCAGTGCACTGCTGTAACCCTTGTTGGATGGGCGTATGCAAAATTTTCCTTGTGTGCAATTTCACTGATATTGTTCAGTAGtttgagcatcctgttgggtcccccgtctttggaatgggcacaaatgtggatctcttcctgtcagttggtcaggtagttgtcttgcaaatttctttctttttaaatcattttattgggggctcatacgcaaatttcttggcatagacaagggagtgcttccagggcttctccAGCTTGCTGGATCCCTTCACTGGGCAGGGCACCAATCCTCGGAGCTTGGTTTTTGCCTAATGCacgcagtgcagtttgaacttctttcttgcGCATTGTTCTTGCTCACCTGCtcgctacctcctgaagtggtggcTGTCCACTAGTTCTTTTCGGTGCAACGActctgtgtcttctttccatcttctcttgatgcttcctgcaccattcgaTGTTTGACTTATGGAATCCTTCAACAGGAGCCTGTGCAGTCTGTCAAGTCCCCTTGAGCCTAGGGTTTCATCCATGGCCGTCCTCCCTCAGTTGGAAATTTGAGGGGTTCTTGGGGGGCATGGGTAACAGAGATGTGGCTGTGATTGGGGAGAGGGTGTTCTGACTCATGAAAAGCCATATATTCACTTTAAAGGAAAGCCTGACCTAAATTAATCCCCCAGGAGGATTTTCTGTCCAGCCCTTGGTAGCAAAGCCTCTGGAAGCCTGGCTTACGACATTTGCATTTCAAAAGGCCTGGCTGGGCCCGGGACCAAGACCAGCTTGGGGCCTCATCACAGCTGATCTCAGACAGAGGGGAGGACAGGTCCATCAATCAGGATAAGATGATCTACGGTTGACTTccagcccctccctcctctcctgctGCGTAAGCCTCAGTGTACCTAGCTTCTTGGGCCCGTCGAACGGATTTCTCTGTTCTTTTCTGGAATCAAAATAATCTCCCTGGTTGCCTGTGGAAATGCTGCTCTGAATAAACCTTCTGTTtggactttaaaaataaaatagataggATTGACATCTAAGGTTATCActcagaacttaaaaaaaaaattttaatagccGCAGATCGAAAACACAAGACAATgccatgtctggtcccaggaaaggaagccctggtggtgcaggggttatgagatgggctgctagctgcatagtcagcagttcgaaaccaccagccgctctgccagagagacagggctttctattccctgtaAAGAGGCACAGTGAAGAGGACATTTCTCCcttgtcctagaaggtcactctgagtctccCACGACTCATGGCAGTGGGTGCTGCAGGGGCTAGCACAGATGGTCCATAGAGTCCTGtgttttatctatttttaaaattaattcattttaatgtttatttgctgttttgtttATGCATTTATTGGATGAGTGTTTGACTCTGCAAACACCAGAAGGCACTCATGGATGCCCCAAGGCTCGGCGTGAAGACAGGCCAGGTTTCATCAGTGATGGACAATAGGTCTCATCGCCTAAGGTTCCAAGCAGTGGGAGGAGCCCCCGTCCAGACCTATCTTGTTTAATTACCCATGGCCGGTTTCCACAGCAACTGAGTGACTGGTTGAATTACCTACACTCCATCAGATCTCAGTCTTTGGGAAGCagcggccaggtctttcttcccaggcccCTCTGGAGGCTCCCAAAGCTCAGAGCTTGCAGGTAACCCCAAACCACATTCACTGACCGGCCAAGGGACTGGGAGGAAAGGGACTTCTGATGGCTCCGACTCCTGCTTTGTAAGCCTGCACACAGGACCACAGGGTGCATTCATGAGGACCATGCTTATCTTAACCCAACAATAAGATGCTTATCTAACAGAGAaggacactcgtgtgtgtgtgtgtgtgtgtgtgtgcgcgcgcacatgcGCACACTCTGGGATCCTCTTCTGGCAGACTTTGGGTGGCGATGGGAAGCAGGGCAGGGAGAGTCAGGATTGTAGGGTTAGGGGATAGAGACAGGAAGGCCGTGTGAGCCCTTACTTCCtgcaaaaacaagcaagcaaactcactgtcctcgagTTAGCGCAGAGCGACCCTATCGGACAAGATAGAGctgacccctgtggatttccaagactctaagtctttacggagtagaaagccccatctttctaccttggagcagctggtggtttcaaaccgctgacctcatggttagcaacccagggtGTAACCACGATGTCACCAGGTAGCCCAGTTGTCCAACACAATCACAATGTCGTATTCCTCTAAGTCGGTGGTCTTTGGTACAGAAGCCCCTTTGCTTCACCCCCACCTTTTAAAACAAATGGAATTGTTTAGTATCTGCATGCACTTGACAAAAgacctctggtggcacagtggttaggagttgggctgctcacctcagggtcagcagttcaaaaccaccagccagctcaaaggaggaagatgagactttctactcccataaagaatgacagtctcagacctgccctgtcctacagggttgctatgagttggcatcaagtcgatggcagcgggtttgcTTTCGGGGGATGGACTTATGGCTTTCTAAAATATGTGGGAGgttttaggtgccactgagtcattttGGCCTCCCAGCCACCCCTGTAGTGGAGTAGAACCTCCCACAGGCGTTTCTGGGCCGTAATCTGGAGAGAAACTGCTCTCcggtctttctccagcagggcctctgggtgggtgggtttccaaggtttccACTAGCAgccgagtgggcacttgaaaggcaaagccaccagggctccttcgcaaAACTCCGTCTGTTGTTAACTACACGGAACGTGATTTCAGGGAGCCTGCTGGCCTCTTGGGCTACGCATTGCCTGCTGACTGCAAGGCAAGCAGTTCGAAACCCTCAGCCACTCAAGGGCCGAAAGCAGCAGCTCTGGCCCCGTGGCGGTGTGCCACCTCGGATGTGCCCGGAggccgttccactctgtcctggagaGCCGCCAGGGGTCGGGAGGGGCTCAGTAGATGTGAGTTTTTGGAACACAGTATAAACTTGCTCCTGTGGAGCCGGTCGGAGCCCTCATGGGCCAGGCTTTGGAGAACGGCGTTCAGAATCTGAGAGTCACTACGGAGCATGTAAGGATATCGCTTTTGTCAGTCTGACGCCTATGTTTCTCGTCTGTCTGCAGGTGTCCTGGGCTGGTGAGCGTTCGTGGTCAGGGGCTTGACTGATGTGTCGCCGTCCGTCCCTCTGCTGACGACCCCGGCGATGCTGGACGTCCCAGCTGCTGCGAGCAGGGAGGCCTCAGCACTGCGTGAGGCCTGAGGACCGTCTGTCCATCTTGGGCCCTGCGAGAAGAGTGGGCCTTCCTGGTGAATAATGAGTGTCCCCGTGGCACCGAAGAAAGCCTGCTACGGGCAGTTAAGGGACCCCAGGAACGGGGTGACCAACAATAACGAGACAGTCCTCAGTTTGGGAGACAGAAATGCCAACCAAATTGTGCTGGAGGCCGGCCCCCCTCGTGCCGAGCCCAAGACGTGCGGGCAGGCAGATGGAGCCGAGAATGGGAACTCCCGTGGGCTGGAAGACATGTCCAACAAGGAATTCCACAGGCATCTGGGCTCTGGGAAGGACTCGCAGGGTGGCCCTGCCAGTCAGAAAGTGGGTCAGGCCGCTTCGAGGCCGGTGTTTCCTGGGGGACTGAGCGAGCACACGATGGGGGCGAGCACAGCTCTTCTGATGACCCCGTGGGGTGTCCAGGGACCCAGCCTGTCGGACCGGAGGAATCCTTTCGATGAGACCTGCCCCAGCGTTTCCACCAAACGAGATGCTGaggtccccaaggagaagtcgcccAGGACTGTTGACTGTGAGGAGCGGAGGAAGCATTCCATAGAGAGGGGGAGCGGCCATGCCTTCGGGACGGAGGCGCTCACTAAGGACTGTGTGGGGAGCCTGGCTCAGCCTGCCTCGGGAGACTCCACTGAAGCCCCACATCGTGGCTCCGGGGCTGGGGGTAAACCGCCAAAGCCGTTGCCGGACCACTCAGAGGATACCACAGAGGATAAGACGGGGCTGCGCCCTAAACCAGCTACCTCAGAAGCCAAGCAAGACGCCCCCTTGGAggccctgagggagggaggggacacacCAAGCGTCAGCCTGGAGAGGACACCACAGCCTCCAGGGGCAGAGCCCTCTAAGACATTACCCTCCAAGGGCATCCCCAGCCAGCCAGAAGcacaatcaactcaagggcagggagAGCTCACGTCTGAGCTTAAGTGTGCTCAGGAATTGACGTCGACCCGGGCAGAGTGTCCGGAGGCTCCTAAGGAAGAGCGTCCGCCACCCCTGGAGAGAAAAGAGCCACATGGGAAGGCTGAGGCGGCTTACTCACCCCAAGAACCTGGTGCCGGAAGCCGTCTGCCCCACTGCAGTCTCCACCCTGtggggctgggaggagggggTCCTGATGGACCTGGGGTTCACCAACAGGACCCCGGGTCCTTGAGAGCGGCAGAGAGCCTGTCCACTGGCACGGTGTCACCAAGTATCGGCAGGAAGTTGGGAGAAACACCACCAGGGGACATTTTAGCGGGTGATGGCGAGGTGGCTTCTGCTCCTGGTGACCCACTGGCAGGTGAGAAAAGAAGCCCAGCAGGCAGTGGGCACGAGGATGTGGCCACAGGCTGCATTTCAGGCCCCTCTGCCAAAGAGTGTGATCGTGGGGGCCCTGACGCCCTTATCCCACACAGCGGCAGCGCAGACACAGAAGAGAACACAAAGACAATGACTGCACCTGTGGCAGAAACTAGGGACCTTCCAGAAGACCCGGCCGAGACGGAAAGCCCCCCAGCAGGAGCCAGCCCTCTCCCCAGTGTCCCACCATCTCTCCGTGTCCCGACTGTGACTGTGACCCACCAGCCCATACCAGCAAGTAGCAGTGGCCACAATCTGGGCACGTTGGCTGTGGACGCTGGGTCCTCGGTGGCTGTCCCACCTGCCCCTGACAGTGCGCAGGTGTTGAACACTTCCTCCagtgggatccccaagcctgtctTGACACACCTCAATGACACCCCTTCCCCGCAGGAGGGAATGGAGAATGGACAGATGGAAAAAGCAGATGAGAGGGCAGAGGTCAAGCCCGTCATCATGCCCAAGCCCAAGCACGTGAGACCCAAAATCATCACCTACATTAGGAGGAGTCCTCAAACTCTGGGCCAGGTGGACACCTCGCTGGTGCCAGTGGGGCTCCCTTATACCCCACCTGTATGCAGCCTGCCTCTTCCCAAGGAGGAGAAGACCTCAAGTGGGGACCTCAAGCCACCCGCTGCCCTCTacgagaaattcaagccagacttGCAGAAGCCACGAGTCTTCAGCTCCGGCCTGGTGGTGTCCGGAATCAAGCCCCCCGGGCACCACTTCAGCCAGATGAGTGAAAAGTTTCTTCAGGAGGTAAGAAAGCGGCGCGGTTGTATTGCGACATGATGGGTAATTCAGGTGAGCCCGGGGTTTTGAAGCTCGTCCCGTGTCTCCAATGGTTTGTGCAAACAAAGTACCCTCTCTCGGGGCCAAGTCCACTCTTGTCGGACAGCGTAGAgcagcccctttgggttttcaaggctctgAATCTTGAGGGGGAGCAAAAGactccatttttctcccacggagtggctggtagtttcgaaccactgaccttgtggttagcacccaacACATCACCCGCTATGCCAGCGAGGGCTACTTTTGATGGATGCACTCGGACAAAAAGGGCCATGTTTCTGGACTAGGAAACAGTGATGATCTTGAGGGAAATCCAACACACGTAGAAAAAAGGCCCAATTAAATTCCACTCCGTGTTTAGCAGACAAAAACGAAACAACATTTAGCTCCGGCCGCATGGTCAGGCTGGATGCACCAGGACGGAGCTGTCCTGCAGTTTTCAGTGACTGGATTTTCAGAATacatctccagacctttcttcccaggcccctctggatggatttgaaactccaaccttttggttagcaactgaccAGACTGGGCATgtgcaccacccaaggactcctgGGACATAGAAAACCATCTACGTGTGCATTCAGTGAGcacctgtgtttaaatgttgttTCAGAGGCTGTGGTTGCCCATTAGCATTCCAGGCACACAGCCCCTCCCTAAGCCCTCACTCTGCACCTGCCCGGCACACCTCTGACCCACCTTTTCTGACTTTAAGCCGCACAgcacccccttgttctgctcatgcATCTGCCTCTCGATCCACGTACAGGTTCACGTGGGCACAGGGGAGCATTCTGGAATCCCCCTTCTTCTCAGTGGTCTCCATTGTTCgctatgatccacacaaggcaatgcctttgcttagtcaaCGTCTTCCCGCTAATCTCCACTTGCAGCCCAGATCCACCTGGCGTCACCAATGCCACCCCTCGTGCTACGCCCTCGTCGGAATCCGACCTGAGTGTCGGACGGCTCCCTGTCGAGGCCCGGCTACAGCCACTGGAGGGGCGTCAGCACGCTTTCCTTGCCCGTGACCGTGGCGATATGGTGTGAGGGTTTCCACGTTGTGTTGCGTATTCtgtctttggagtgggcacatgTGTGGATCTCTTCCCCCAGTGGGCCAGGTCTTCCCAATTTCTTGGCACCGAGGAGTGGGTGTTTGCAGCGCTTCACAAGCACGTTGAGACATTTGTTGCTCTTCTGTCAGTTCCTGTTGTGAGGTGCCGTCAAGCGcgcactgacccatagtgacactgcgcagcagaatggaacactgtGCGGCCCTGcacgatcctcacaattgtccctgtgcctgagcccatgcatgcagccactgcgtccatccatcttgtcaagggccttcctcttccttgcCGCCCCTCCACTACaccagtatgatgtccttctccagggactggtctctcccggcctttgccccaagtatgtgagatgaagtcttgccatccttgcctctaaggagcacactggcctgacttcttccagtgCAGATCGGTTTGCCCTTTGAGCAGTTCGTGGTACTTCCAATAGTCTTCTCGAGcaccagttcctggagccttgcttttcatCCATCCCTCCAGTGCAGgttggatttctttcttcaatCCCATTGGTTCTTGACCACATGGGGCCTCGTGACATGTTTGAGGGTTGACCCGTTCTTTTGGCATAGTGGCTCtgtgttttcctttgatcttctcTTGATATTTCCGGCATCGCTCAATAGTTTCCATATAGACTCTTCAAATATGCCAACcccagacttgaattttttttcatgtctttcagctGTCAAGGCCCAAATCTGTGAGTCAGG contains the following coding sequences:
- the MTUS2 gene encoding microtubule-associated tumor suppressor candidate 2 translates to MSVPVAPKKACYGQLRDPRNGVTNNNETVLSLGDRNANQIVLEAGPPRAEPKTCGQADGAENGNSRGLEDMSNKEFHRHLGSGKDSQGGPASQKVGQAASRPVFPGGLSEHTMGASTALLMTPWGVQGPSLSDRRNPFDETCPSVSTKRDAEVPKEKSPRTVDCEERRKHSIERGSGHAFGTEALTKDCVGSLAQPASGDSTEAPHRGSGAGGKPPKPLPDHSEDTTEDKTGLRPKPATSEAKQDAPLEALREGGDTPSVSLERTPQPPGAEPSKTLPSKGIPSQPEAQSTQGQGELTSELKCAQELTSTRAECPEAPKEERPPPLERKEPHGKAEAAYSPQEPGAGSRLPHCSLHPVGLGGGGPDGPGVHQQDPGSLRAAESLSTGTVSPSIGRKLGETPPGDILAGDGEVASAPGDPLAGEKRSPAGSGHEDVATGCISGPSAKECDRGGPDALIPHSGSADTEENTKTMTAPVAETRDLPEDPAETESPPAGASPLPSVPPSLRVPTVTVTHQPIPASSSGHNLGTLAVDAGSSVAVPPAPDSAQVLNTSSSGIPKPVLTHLNDTPSPQEGMENGQMEKADERAEVKPVIMPKPKHVRPKIITYIRRSPQTLGQVDTSLVPVGLPYTPPVCSLPLPKEEKTSSGDLKPPAALYEKFKPDLQKPRVFSSGLVVSGIKPPGHHFSQMSEKFLQEVTEHPGKEDFCPPPYAHYEVPPTFYRSAMLLKPQLGLGAMSRLPSTKSRILIASQRSSASALHPPGPVAAAASLYATDPSADPKKTCSSNATKSNLPKSGLRPPGYSRLPAAKLAALGFVRSASVSSVSSSQSADSAHPEPTKTNRPAFGNEDQPALKATLPSKDAPRVTRAAPPAPSSVTPSRRSLLPAPKPTAVPTGTGTKKEGHKEQETHKPAVSSPKRSAASTPKPHSPGYPKQRTAAPRNGFPPKPDLQAREAERQLVQRLKDRCEEQAGQLRRLRAELGRAVCGFGALAVSTQHFYWKNESALVKEKQLRIELASIRDEVAFTTAKYEKLQQEREELEKRFEAEVRGLRWQQQEVLRALEERLQLQFEAEVLRMQEEHQGQLLRIRCQHEEQVEDIAASHEATLLEMESNHTVTIAILQDGHDHKVQELVSAHELEKQELEQSFEKLRLSLQDQVDTLTFQSQSLRDRARRFEEALRKNTEEQLEVALAPYQHLEEDLRSLQQVLEMKNQQIHLQEKKIVELGKLAEKNVILEEKIQVLRQQNEDLRARIDQNTVVTRQLSEENANLQEYVEKETQEKKRLSRTNEELLWKLQTGDPTSPVKLSPTSPIYRCSSSGPPSPARVSTTPR